Within Paenibacillus sabinae T27, the genomic segment TATTTCTACGAGAAACGTACTTGCGTCTTGAAAGACGCCGTCAGGCGTTTCTTCTTGTCAAAAGAGATTATTCGATTTCGAGCAGTGCCTGTTCTTCCTGCTTCTCGGCCTCAAGCTCCGCCGCGGTAGGAGTGGCGACGATAGTGGTGAGATTGCTCGCTTCACGAATCTTGTTCTCGATCACAAGCGCTATATCCGAATGCTCCTTCAGGAACTGCTTCGCATTCTCGCGGCCTTGACCGAGCCGTTCACCTTCGTAAGAGTACCATGCGCCGCTCTTATTGATAATATCCATTTCCGTACCGATATCAACAAGGCTGCCTTCCCTAGAGATTCCCTCGCCGTACATAATATCGATATCCGCTTGTTTGAACGGTGGCGCCACCTTGTTCTTCACAACCTTGATCCGTGTACGGTTGCCTACCATATCGTTGCCCATCTTGATGCTCTCTACACGCCGGACATCGAGTCGAACCGTAGAGTAGAATTTCAAAGCGCGTCCGCCGGGAGTTGTTTCCGGGTTGCCGAACATGACGCCGATTTTCTCGCGAAGCTGGTTGATGAAAATGGCAATCGTCTTCGATTTGTTAATGGAGCCGGACAGCTTGCGCAGAGCCTGAGACATCAGCCGCGCCTGCAGACCGACATGGGAATCGCCCATCTCGCCTTCAATCTCAGCTTTAGGAACCAATGCCGCAACGGAGTCCACTACAATAATGTCCACCGCACCGCTGCGGACAAGCGCTTCGGCAATTTCAAGAGCTTGCTCCCCGGTATCTGGCTGGGACAGCAGCAATTCGTCGATGTTAACGCCCAGCTTGCTTGCATAGCTTGGATCAAGCGCATGTTCTGCGTCAATAAAAGCGGCT encodes:
- the recA gene encoding recombinase RecA; this encodes MSDRRAALEMALRQIEKQFGKGSIMKLGESTHMQVEIVPSGSLALDIALGIGGLPKGRIIEVYGPESSGKTTVALHAIAEVQKAGGQAAFIDAEHALDPSYASKLGVNIDELLLSQPDTGEQALEIAEALVRSGAVDIIVVDSVAALVPKAEIEGEMGDSHVGLQARLMSQALRKLSGSINKSKTIAIFINQLREKIGVMFGNPETTPGGRALKFYSTVRLDVRRVESIKMGNDMVGNRTRIKVVKNKVAPPFKQADIDIMYGEGISREGSLVDIGTEMDIINKSGAWYSYEGERLGQGRENAKQFLKEHSDIALVIENKIREASNLTTIVATPTAAELEAEKQEEQALLEIE